The DNA segment GGTGAGTTTCCAGGCTGCAGTCAGGTGCCTAGGGATGATGGGAATAGGATTCAGGAAGCCCCCTCTCTACCCAGCTGGCACTGCCATGGGCCAAGCAGCCACTAGCTTGAGGAAGTTCTTTCTTCAGGAGTTTCCCAAACTGGCGCTGCCTTCTTAGTTCAAACTGGATTTTTCCTGCTATCCTTTCTCTGGTGGCCTAGTATGATGCAGGGTCTCTCCTAATGAGAGTTTGATGCCAAGGTCTGGACAGCTCCATCCTGCTGTGTGCAGCTGGTTCACGCTTGCCTAAGGCAATGGGCAGCTTCCCAGTACCACTGGGCCAGGACACCTGGGGCCTCCTTGCAGCCCTGCCTTGAACTGCCACCCCACCACCACCGCCACGCAGGGCTCCACACATAGGGACTCACTAACCCACCTTTATTCATAGTTGATTTTACTGTTAATAAAAGATAAGCCCACTGGGGCACAGAATCCCTGGACTTTTGTCCCTAGACTCAAGGCATTGATAGACGGTTGACAGGCAGCCTGGGAGCTAGGGGAGGGCAGAGGCCCTTCCTGGGGCTTCTGCAGGGCTCAGCTGCCCCCAACTCAGACCCTCTGTGAAGCTGCTGGGGATGCACCTCACGTTGCCTCCTTCTGGAGGCCTCTCTCTGTTCCACTTCCTGTGGCCTCATTAATTCCTCCCCACCTCACCCTGTGAGAAAGCAGGTCTGTGTTGAGCGTGGCCCAAGCCCAGAGCTGGATCTGAGCATGCCACTGGTTGTTCTGGGGAGGTAGAAGATGGGGTGTGAGTGGGGGGTCTTGCCTTGTCTCCACCCTCATCCAGGCAAGGAGACAGGGGTCTCTCCATCACTATCCATGTCCTGACCCTATCCCACTTTCTTAGAACCCAGGACTATAGAAACCCAGAATATCAAACACAGCTGgtctatatataatatttataaaaggggGCCACCAGCCTTCCCACCCCTATCCCATTCTGGCCCTTGGGGTATTTGGTTCCCAGGAGCATTACACTCTAGACTTGGTCCCTCTTCTCCCAGTAATGGAATGTGAGCTACAGTCCAGGCTTAGGGTGAGGGAGTCCCACCACACCTCTTGGGGGTGCCCACCCAGCCCTATCCTCAGCAGAACCTGCTGCCCCCCCCCTCCATGGAGTGGAGTCTACTCTCATGAAGGGGATGGGAAAAAAAGGATAAGAGTATTCAAGGGCCTGAGCCCAAGTGTCCAAAAGGGCACAAAGGGATACAAGGAGTGAAGGCAAGTGGATGGAGGAGATGAGTGCCTTAGGTGCAGACCCCAACTTTGCAGCACAGTGGAAGAATGACTGCAGGCCTGAGTTCCAGCTCTATATGCCCCTAGGCTATGTGACCTCAGGAAGCAGTTGCTGGACCCCAGCATATGCAACTCTGCCAGGGAGATAAGGGATTTGGGTATGATTTGAGGCTATAACTCCACCCTGTTCACAGCTCAGGAAGCCCTTGAAGCTTGGGAGCCCTGCAGGTGGTGCCCCAGGGCCTTAGTCCTGGCTCCTTAACAAAAAATTCCCATGGTGGGGCCAAATGCTATAGTGTTTACCATGCCTTTCTGCCCTATCTTTCTCCCCCTGACTAGCCACTGGATgggagcaggggctggagagTCTGGGCAGGGGCGCTAGGACAATTAGACAAAACAGTTTGGGGGTCATCCTAGTGATTTCCTCCATGCTGGCCGGTCCCTGAGACCCAGTCAATGATGATGAAGCTCAAGCTCATGGTCATCAGCAAGAGGCCAAGAACAGCAAAACAAAGGGCCTGTGGAATCAGAAGTGAAGATCAGGTCTAAGGGTTCAGGGTAGCCTCCTTAGCCCTAAACCAACCCACCAGCCTCCAGGTCCCTCGCACCAGAATTTTGGGGGTGGATCTTGCAGGCTCCTTCTCAGTGGGTATGATTCGAAGTAGAAGATGGCAGGAAAGATGAAAATGAGCATGGGGCGGAATGTGGCACCTGCAAAGAACAAAGCATGGTCACTAATGACTCATGTTCACCTACTGGCCAAAGTTCTGGGGTAGACCCTTCAATGAGATCAAACATTCCTTGTTGGGGGAGTCTTACTCTACCTGAGAGCTCTACCTGATTCTGGGGAGGCCCACCAACCTCTGTCCTTGATCTCCACCTACCAGGATGGAAGACTGGTGCTGTTTGGTGTCAGAGGGAAGTCAGTGAACAAGTTGGCAATGAGGAAAGAAAGTTTTTGTGATGGAGCAATGAAGCCTAAAGGATACTGGCTCCTGGGTACagcttgctatagtttggatcttgaatgtccatGTGTTGGGAGATTCTGAAGGGATCTGGAGGGGTCAAGTGCTAGGGCACCCTGGGGCCTGGGTGACACTgttaggaggtggtggaatctttaggagtgggcggttcattgggggtgtgcccttgggggaATTATGGGATTCTGatctcttctttccattttatttcctggGCATGAGGTGTATGGTTTGGCACTGCCATAATGTGGTGCTtgctacaggcccaaagcaagaCTAAAATCATGAACTGGAACTTCTAAACTGTGACCAAAtaaaccttctctctctctctctctctctctctaaatatatatatacacacacacacacacacacacacacacacacacacatatataaatacatatatatatatatatatatatatatatgtatgtattttttattatatatgtatttttttttgtggtgtggtggtggtggtggtactggggatgaacccaggaccttatgcatgctagttgagtactttaccactgagctacatccccatcccctgTTTATCTCTTCCTGCTTACTTCATTTTGAGCCAGATTTTGATCCATAGAAGTAATATCTTGTCCTTGATACTCATAATACTCAGAACCCAGGACTATATCAGACCCCACCTAGTTGGGTCAAGGAGTCACAGGGAGTCAATGTTCTGAGTTGGGTCACCCAAACATGGATCACAATTGTCTGATAGTCCAGCTCAGAAACCCCACCTGTGATGGGACAGTGGACACAGCACCAAGCCTATAGCTTGATAATCTTAGGACTGAATCAAGGTTCTCTGCTCACTAAGCTGTGTGGCCCTCCTGCTCCTTTAATCAGTCTGAAATTCAGTTTCCTTGTGTGTGTCATGGGGACAAGAACCAATgagatccttttattttctttcttttttttcagacagggtctcacaatgttgccagactggtctcaaatagGCTCAAGTGATTCCTCTTCCCTCAGTTTCCTAAGAGGgtaggactacaggcatgtgctaccatgcctagCCTAGTGAGATCCTTTGTGGAGGCCTCTGAACCCTGGAGTCCCCCCTACCCCTCAGCAAGGAGGGACTGACTCATTGGTTCTCAGGCTTCAAAAGAGCCTACAATAGCCTTAAGGACAAAAGTTCAGGTGGGAAGTCAAACTGCACATGCCACCTATCACTTAAATGTAGAGTGTAGACTCAGAAATCACCCAGGATTTGCAGAACTAAGGCAATACCCCCACTTCCACAGCAGGGCCAAATGCTCACCAATGACCCCAAAGATGCCCAGGATGTTGGGGCAAAGATAACCAGCAGGTTGATACAAGTGAGCAGGCCAGTGGCAATGAGCACATGTCGCAGCCAGCTGAATTCCTGGTTCTGAAATAGCATCTGCTGGATGGCACGGCGCACCTGGGGCAGGTGAAAAGAGCCATCAGCCTGTCTGTCCCATTAGCAGCATTCCCCTTTGGTTCAGCCACCTATCCGCTGGCTCACCGGGAACAGAACAATCGGCACTGTGAGTGTGACTGCTGTCAGCACGGCCACTCGTACACACAGGATCAGCACATCAAATGGGTCCACCTTGCTGTAGGGTGTGGCAGCAACTCTGACTCCACTCCGTCTGTGGTGAGCAGGGAGGGTGGTCAGCAGGCCAGGGGTGTTGGATTCTGAGCTGCCGGGTGAACCCTGACACTTTGGGGAGTGGCACTCAGACTCACCTCCATAGCTGCAGGGCATAGGCATGTACCATGTACCTAATGAGCACCTATAGTATGCAGGGCACCATGACTGCTGACCAGCCCCTGTCCACCCAACCTGGCCTCTTCCCTTGCCCTCACTGGTCCAGTCATACCGTAGAAGGTGAGGTAGCCGAAGAGGGCAGCCAAGAAGTACATGACGTACATGACAGCAATGGACAGGTTGGAGATGTGTTGCATCTTTCTCTTGGAGGGGCTGTGAGGCAGTGAAGAAGAAAACTTAGGACAAGCTGGGGCCACAGTTGGAGACCTCCATGTGCTGGTTATTTTGGTACCACATCCTCACTCTTTGGCAGCAGGAGGGAGTCTCCTTCTTGCCCCTAATGCCTCTATAGCAGCCATGGAGATTTTTGACCAGATGACTTGGATTGTGttaccctccccaccccagggccccATCCATTCTCCCTAAACCAGCTCAAGGCAGTCCCACTCCCTCTTCCCAGTCACAGACACTTACTCCTTGAGCTCTGTGTAGATGGGCAGCACCTCAGGGTGGCAGACAAAGGCGAAGGCCATGATGGGTATAGTATATGCTGTCTGGGGACACATAGGGTTGTGTCAAGGCAGCTCCCTGCCACCAGGCCCTCCGTCCCCACCATTGCCTGTTGAAACCTGTGAGGTTGAGTGTGAAGTAACTCGGGGTACAGAAGGCAGCTGCCTCAGATTCGCCTTGAAGCTGCACCTTCTCCTCAATGACTTCTGTGTGGCTGAAGTTGCGGTGATGTTTGGCCAAGTTGAGAGGCAAGGGGCAGGGCACTTGGAACTTTTTGTAGATGACCTGGGGTGGGAAGGGATGAGGGTATCAGAGACAGGATGGGCTGCCTGTGAGGTCACCATGAAGCCACATCTAGATCATGACTGGAGGAGCTATTCTGACCCAGGCTTCCTCAAAATACCTGCCCCCTCTTTTTGACAGAGGACTTCCCTGGGTGACCTGCCCCTTCCTTGACCATATGGAGATGACTCACGTCAATTAGGAAGAACACCATGCAGCTGAGAGAGAAGCCACTGGAGTAGCCTAGATAGCCTGTGAAA comes from the Sciurus carolinensis chromosome 9, mSciCar1.2, whole genome shotgun sequence genome and includes:
- the Slc38a3 gene encoding LOW QUALITY PROTEIN: sodium-coupled neutral amino acid transporter 3 (The sequence of the model RefSeq protein was modified relative to this genomic sequence to represent the inferred CDS: inserted 3 bases in 3 codons; deleted 1 base in 1 codon) translates to MEAPLQTEMVELVPNGKHLEGLLPVSTSTAGNQRAEDSRQSCVEGKSFLQKSPSKEPHFTDFEGKTSFGMSVFNLSNAIMGSGILGLAYAMANTGIILFLFLLTAVALLSSYSIHLLLKSSGIVGIRAYEQLGYRAFGTPGKLAAALAITLQNIGAMSSYLYIIKSELPLVIQTFLNLEEKTSVWYLNGNYLVILVSVIVILPLALMRQLGYLGYSSGFSLSCMVFFLIDVIYKKFQVPCPLPLNLAKHHRNFSHTEVIEEKVQLQGESEAAAFCTPSYFTLNLTAYTIPIMAFAFVCHPEVLPIYTELKDPSKRKMQHISNLSIAVMYVMYFLAALFGYLTFYDGVESELLPHXYSKVDPFDVLILCVRVAVLTAVTLTVPIVLFPVRRAIQQMLFQNQEFSWLRHVLIATGLLTCINLLVIFXPNILGIFGVIGATFRPMLIFIFPAIFYFXIIPTEKEPARSTPKILALCFAVLGLLLMTMSLSFIIIDWVSGTGQHGGNH